The following nucleotide sequence is from Pogoniulus pusillus isolate bPogPus1 chromosome 41, bPogPus1.pri, whole genome shotgun sequence.
cagggggttggaactggtcccttccaacccaacccatcctgtgattctgccaAGACCTGAATCATGAGCCCCTTGTGGcttccctcccagttccctgcAGTGCTCCTCCCAAGGATGTAGCTtttcctgggcagcaggggacCAGCCCTTGGCTTTTGATCAAGTCCCTGACTTTTGGTCAACAGCTGGCTGACTATGCCAGGGTGTGTTGGTCAACAGCTGGCTGACtgtgccagggtgtgcccaggtggctgaggcagcatcctggcttggaagCTATATGGCCAGCAaggccagggcagggattgtcacACTGGACTGGGAACTGGTAAGGTCACGCTTTGAatcttgggttcagttttgggcctcaggaggacattgaggggctggagcaggtcaagaagggcaacaaagctgggaaagggtcaggagaacagggctgggcaggagcagctggggctaaGCCCAGAgtaaaggaggctcagggcagatctcctTACTtcaccctgaaaggaggttggagccaggtgggagttggtctttcCTACCAAGAAGTAAGCAATAGATtagagaaaacagcctcaaggtgccccagggaaggttcaggttggacatgaggaacaacttcGTCCCCAAAAACGTTGTCAAGGCCCAGCCCAAGCTGCCCGGGGCAGTGTTAAGAgtctccagccctggaggggcttTAAAGCcatggaggtgtggtgctgagggccatgggttagtggtggcctggcagggttgggctggaagatcttcgaggtcttttccaaaccagACCAAAGGGGTCTAGTCCCACAGAGTCCCTGTCCCACTGACAGCCACCAGCAGacagaggagggctgggagtgctcagtgctgggaagGAAGAGCTCATACTGACCTGAGAGGTGCTTGGCACAGTTTGTGTCAGCTTTGAGGTCGTGGTCACGATCCCGAGTGGAGAAGGGCAGCTGCCTGAAGTCACCAATGCagttctccagctctccagacagaGGTCCCAGCAGGCTGAGTGTGTAGGCTGTGCTCTCACCACCAAGGCTGAAGACAAACTGAACCACCTGGgaatttccctcccagtcttcCAGCTCTATCTGGAGGTTGTACCTCCCCTCTTGGACAAGGTGATGCATCTTCTCCAGGCCCAGCCAGAAGTCACCTGCCACAGGAGACATTGCTTTGGCTGCAGGGGCACAAACTCACTGTGCCAAGAAGACACATGCACAGACTCCAGAGAGCAAAAGAGACAACCCCAAGACACTGCAGCATTTGAGCCACGGTCTGGCACCCACACAACAAGTCAAGAGGACCAAGGGCTCCTGCTCCACTAGCAGTGCACCTCGCTGCTCCCCTTCCTCAGcccactgctgtgctggggccagcaagGGGAATAACCTGTGCTAAGGCACCACTGCTGGCACGGTGAGGAGGCTGCCATCATCATCCACCTACCATGAAGGTCTCCAAAGCCATTCTTGTAGGCATCCCACAGCTGGTCGAAGTCCACAGAGCCATCTGTGCGCCTCTGGACCACTGTCCAGCCCCCTTCTGTGGGCACAAGGGCAGTCACTCAGGGGCACCATTCACTGGGGCACCAGGCAAAGGGCTGTGGGACAGCTCCCCTGCTTTACCTGCAGTCATGTCACAGTAGACTTTGAAGGGCTGagatcctgcaggctgcacctggaaaacaccactgctttgctgcccggtcaggaagagctgctggcagtCCTCTGGGAGCtctgaggaggggaaggaaacagGACACGGCCCTGAgtcccacagcaggttgctcccACCACAGCCTCAACACTTGCAGCCCtggccagcagcccagcagctgtgcagggcagggctggggctctgGCCACGTGCTGGAGATGGCAGCCTCTGACCTCAGCACTTCGCATGCTGTGACCCTGGAGCTCTCCATTTATCCAAACACAGCTCCTTGGGCTTCCATCCAAGGCAGAAGCCAGGcatagggccaggctggggtgACCCAGGCTGGAGAGTGTGGCTCCCTGTCGAGGAAAGGCCTCAGGAGgttcccagctccttccctgcctgcagctggcagcagcagcccgcAGGGGGTGGGGCAGTGCCAGAACCGAGCATCCCCATCCCACTCCGAGGCTGAAGCTGCTTCGAAGGGCCTCAGGGGCAAAACAACCCCCCAGAAGTCCTGACATCAggaaggcctctgagcatccAGCACATGACAGTGACTGTGGGGGACCCCAGCcagatgtgctgctggcaccagcgggcatagggccaggctggggtgACTCTTCTTTGCCCAAGACACACCAAGCAGGGCAGAGAGCCCCAGCTGACTGCACTAGTGGAGCGCCAGGGGTGAggccagcccccagcctgtcccctccaTCCCCTCACCAGCTGGCTCCCACCCCCCGCCCCGCGGGACTTTGCCCGGAGCTGCCAGCACGGCACCGTTTCAACAGCGCCGACAAAAGTCCACCCGCGGCCTCCTCCCGCCGCCCcggggggcaggcagggcagggcagggtggggggaacCGGTTCCAAAAGCCCAGTCAAAAGGCCACAGGAGGATGTGCTGGGGGGgtccagccccaggctgcccgTGCAGTCAAGGGGCTCTTTGTCAGCCGGGACAGGTGCCCCCACTGCCCCCAGACAAAGGGGCTCTGTTCTCTGCGCAGGGTGGGATGGGTggctcacagctgctgccagcacaaccccACGGCAGAAGGGTGAAGAGACCCAGAGCCAAGGCCTGGGCTGCGCCGGGTGCTAGCCCCAGGgtcagggctggcactgggtggcagtggGGAGAGGCTCCCTGCACGGCCACAGAGCCTCACATAGGGCAGAAAGGAGggaaagttgggggggggggttgagtTGCTGAGGGCAAGAGCAGCCCCCATGGAGCATCACCTTTTGCTCACATCCTCACTGGGCACCTGGGGAgtcccagtgctgctctgtggcaAAGAGAAGAGCCACAACAGGAGGAAGGGTCAGTGTGGCAGGGACATGGGGACAGCAGTGTGATGCCACTGACCTATCCCCTCCTCGGCACAGGGAGTCCCTCTCCCACCAGACAGCCCTGCAACCAGCATGGCCCATTGGCATCCATCGTAGCCCTGGGCTGATGTTGGCACCgggctgatggcaccaagcccATAGGAGGAGCATGTGGCCCCAGGACTTCCCCCACGGCCTGCACACGTGGCTGGAGGGTGAGTGTCTTGCAGACAAAGCCACctgcactgcagggaggctgaggacaTCGCTGCCATCCCAACTGCATAGGTGGATGCAGCCAGAAGCCGAGGCAGGGTCAGAAGGACAATCCACAACCTGTGCCCTTCCCTCACATCTGCAGCCACCTCCTCTCAcaagcctggcagcagggaggtgctggaggctacTGGGCTCACCCAGCTCTGATCCtcatctcctctcccagcactgctgggatggttccctgggcagccccagcaTGCAAAAATCAGCCCTATCATCCCTGGCTGTTTATCTGTGCCTTGGCCACTGACTGCCTTTGGATCTCTTTTGCCTTCCTGGGGCAGTGGTGACATTCACACAGCTGAATGAGATGCAGCtgcctgaacagcctcagctcagcCTTTTTGTTTGAGGAGCAGGCTCATTAGCTCCAGCTCACACTGCACATCTGTAGGGCACCAGCAGAACAagacctcctggctgctctggatgtttttctttccctcctcctttatTTAGCCAAACAAGAGGGAAGAATCAATaaggctggctggagctgccccaggCACGGCACCAGATTTACCCAACAGGATCTCCAGGCATGACAGGACATCACCTCCCGGGATAAACAGCCTTCCTCGCAGATGGCAGGGCATGCCTGGAGCTCTTTGCATCACCTCCCCCCCACTCACCCCAACTATTTTGGAGCCGCAGCGCCACGGGCAGACAGTGAGCAGGGCTCACCTTTCCCTTACTGGGCTGGCTGCCAGCGAGCGCAGGCTCTGCCTAAAGACGTGATCCTCTTTCTGCAAGCCAGTAAACCTTTCACTCTCCAGGCTGCTTCAAGCCTTCAACTTTCACATGCTTGGCCCCATGCCAGCTCTGGCCTGAAAAAACTTGTGTTCACTGGATGCAAATAAAAGGGTCTTTCTggaagagctgctgggggagcttATTGCTGCTGCCCGGGGCCCTGCTGCGCCGTGGCTCTGCCCGACAATAGCAGGGAGCCGCTGGCACAAGGCTCCTcggtgctgcctgctctggaggcagccacagggctccccaggcagagggcacagggctgcCCTGCCAGGCAGTGCTTGGAGATCTGCCAGAAAATTCAACTTGCTTATGAGGGGAAGCCAATTTGTTTTCTGTCAGCAGTATCAACATCAGGGATCAGACAAGACAAGGGAGAGCTCACAGCTGGCCAGGTAGcaggcaggatgcccagggcactgaggatgctcagagcgtccccactgggcacagagtggcaccAGAAGGTGCTAAGCTCTCAGCACTACGCTTCACAAGTATTGctacagccagcagcacagcctacATCTGTCACCAGCAAGTAGCAAAGACTCAATTCCATCTCCCTGGCCCCTTTCAGAAGGGGAGTCGAACTAATTGTTTGGCTTGGCTGACTTCTAAAGattccttccatcccaaacaaCTCTAGAACACTATGGCACACTCCTGAAGGCAAGTCACAATGCAGAGTGGGAAAAGAAATGGGGAAAAGACGTTCTGAGACAGTTATCTGgcttgcagcactgctctgactGGGGGAGACCTCACATAGCCCTGCCGAgcgctgcccagccctgccgagATGAGCACCAGAAGGAGTTTTGGAGCCCTGTGTTGCATCTCTCAACTTGTCTGCATCGATTCTGCAGCTCTTTGTTCTGCCCACCCAGCTTCCAGGCACACCAGGGACAGCTCTAGACTCCACAAACAAATTCCATGTGTTTCCCCATAGCTATCTCCGTGCAACACCCCAGGCAGCATTTCCCCATGCATCCTCACCCTGCCTGGTTTCTGTTTTGGCTCACGTTGGACATCCCCAGACAGCTGCACAGATGGAGCCAGCACCATGATTTAGCTGACACAACACgagagcagctgctcctggccagaAAACCCTGTGGGGACATCAGTTCCTGTCTGGGCGGGAGGCTGCAGGACGCGGCACAGCCGAGGACACATCTCTGCTCCGCTGCCTTTCACTCGGccggagctgctccagccccctgccagcagggaggatgctccaggcagagctgtggatgCAGCATCCACTTGCCTGCTCTACTGAATGCCTCCCAGGGCCtccactgcagctcagcaccttcTGCTGAGGACAGTGCAGGCTGAGGCTTTGGTCTTTATTATGGGCCCTGAACATGCGCCAAGGCAGATGGACCCACAAGGTTCcagctctcctcccagggctcccCAATTCTCCTCCTGGCACCAGCATAGCACACTGAGAAGCAAACCCTCTCTGGTAAAGAGAGAGCAGGTGAACAAAAGTCCAGAGAGCACAGATGCTCCTTTCCTGCCTGCATTCCCACACACACCTGCCAATCCTCTCTGACAAATACCTGCTAGCAGCCTTTGTCCACTCCCTGCTGCATTCTTAATGCCAGGCAGGAAAATTCCTCTGAAATCCTTAAATTCCTGCTGGACTAATGCTGATCCAAAAGGCTAGGATCTGCCTGTGCTCCAGATCCCCTCTGCCTGGCCAATCTCCCAAGCTCTGGTTTTGCAAGCAAATCTCACATCCTGACTCAGGACAACTGAACTTTTTGTTTCCAAACAGTTGCAactgctgagggctgctgcagcagggagcagtggggTAGAATGGGCAGATACTCACTCTGCATCAGCACAGGCTCCCCACTGGCATTCTGGCTCTGGTTGGTGAGGCTGAGGCTCTTCAGGTTTATCTTCCACTTGGGAGACTGTGTTTTGTTGTCCTTCAGGTGTAAAGGGATTAGTAGATTGACCTGAAAAAAAATGCACAAGTCAGAGCAGTTTTATCTCAGCTCATTTCCAACGCTGCTActcagggcagctgctgggccaagctgccagctgctcccccaTGACCAGAGCTGGGGCTGAACTTGCCCAGAAACGTCAAGGAACAGGAGCCAGAACATGACTGTGGGATGTCACACCCCTGCTAAGGAGCTTATTTCACAAAGGATGAGCCTAGAGTCTGTTCCCACACACCAGTTCCTtccactgcttgcagcttaCTACCAATAACCAGGGGCGTGGTCTTTATAGGGTACCCAAAGCCAGGTAGCAGCAGCACAACCAGTTCTGGTTTTGCTATCCCCAGAGCACGGTGCCAGAGCAGTCGGTGCCAGGgtcctgcagcacacaggacCAGCAGCAATCCCCTAGCTAGACAGAGGGACAAGAGCTCACCTTGCTCTGCAGGCTTTTGATCTGCAGATTCTGCTTGTCCAGCTTATACTGCTGCTGCTTGATCTTCTGCAAGAGCTCCTCGATCCGCAGGTTCTGTGCGTCCATCAGGGACTGCGAGGGGAAGAGCCAGTTaagccctgcagctctgggcagagctggttGTGTCAGaggggctggtgccagggacaCTGCGAGCAGCTGCGAGGAGCAGTCCCGCCGGGGACCGATCCCGATCCGCTGCTCCCAGGAGGGTCGAATGCCCGCAATGCTCCGAGCGTGCCCCGCAGGACTGCTCCCCGCAGCAAGCCCCTTCCAGCCGCTCCCGGCAGGCTCCATCCCCTACCTCCGCTGCTCCCCACCGTGCAAGAACCCCTCCTCGACTCCCCCCCCAGGCTGGTCCCAGGTGTCTCGGGCGTGTCTGGTGCCCACTCCCCCTCAGGTCGCTTCCAGCGGCTGGTTGGGTCGAAGCTCCCCTGTTCCCTCGGTCGCTCCCGCTGCCTGGCTGGGTCGGGTTCTCCCCGCTCCCCCGGGGCCACTCCCGGCGCCTTCCCCGCGTGTTGGGTTTCCCCCGCTCCCTTGGGACCGCTCCTCCCGCGGTCGCTCCCGGTGTCCCCCAGCGCGGCGGGTCCCGCGGGCGATGCTCACCTGCAGCGCTCCCAGGTCCCTGGCGCTCTGGTTGCCGCCCGGCCGCGCCTGCAGCGCCTGCCGAACGCGgccctccagctgctccagccgGCCCTGGATCTCGGCTTTGTCGGCCGCCACCTCCTCCAGGCGCTGCCGCAGAGCCTCGGAAAGGTTGAGGAGCTGCCGGCCGCGGCCCTCCAGCTCCCGCACGCTGTCCCGCAGCCGCTCGCCCCGCTCCTGCGCCTCCCGCGCCTGCCGCAGCAGCCTCCCCATGGAGCTGTTGTGGGCGTTCAGGCGGCTGCCGAGCTCCCGCATCTGCCCCTTGGTGCGGTCCACATGCTCCTTCAGGCCGTGCccgagctgcagcagcccgTGGGCGATCACGTTCACCTCGTCCCAGGAGGCGAACTGCGCTCGCCGCTCTTTGcctgccgccgcccgccgctCGGCACCGGCCCGGCCCGCCGCGGGCCCCGGAGCCGCGGCCACGGCCGCCgcggtgcacagcagcagcgcTGCCCCGCTCAGCTGCATGGCTGCTCCGCCGAGCCGTGCGCCGGCCCCGGGGAGCTGCACGCCGGCTCCGCCACCAGTGCCCGCCCAGCCGCCTCGGCCCCGCTTTTATCGCCGGCCGCGCACGGCGGCGGGGAGGGCCCCGGAaccgccccctcccctccccgcccGCCCTGCCCCGCCGCTTTGTTCGCCCTCCCCGGCCCTGGGCTCAGGCCGCTCCGCAACCGCCGCCCGTGGCAGCCCCGACTCCGAGCCCCGGCCATCCCCCGCCCCCCCGGCTCCGGGCAGCCTCGGTCCCTCGCCGCTGAGACCTGCCCTCGCCTCGTCCTCGCACCGCGTCTCGTCCTCATGCCCGTTTCTATTCCCGGTTCCCCGTCCTCATTTCTATCCCCATGCCAGTCCCCATTCCCATCCCTTTCTCCACTCCCATCCCGGTCCTCATCCCTGTTCCCATCTCCAGTCATCCTCATCTCCATTTCCATCTCCACCTCCATCCTTATGCCTGTCCTCATCCCTGTCTCCactcccatccctgtccccatccatcCCTGCTGTCTGCCCTGCTTCCAACCCTGCACTCTTCTCTCCTAAGCGCTGCCACTTGGTTCCCCACTGCCATGAggccccagcctgctgccctaCCATGTGTCCTGTCCCCAGGCCATACCCCacggggagctgctgggcttgggGTGGTGCCACAGGCTCCCAGGCTCCCTAATGAGTGCTGCAGGCCCTAGAGTGAGTGCCCCCTGGGGgtacagggctctgctgggtgtcTCAGCCCTGGCATGGGTGCATGCTGAAGGTACAGGGCTCCCAGTTGATGCTTTGTgtggtgctgccagccctggcacGGTGCATGCTTGGAGTCAGCAGGTCATTCACTCCTCTGAAGGCTCCCAGGCTCtgagagtgccaggagtggattccttcccccccccctaaGGCTTCAGCCATCCCCCCTGTGAAAAATGTGCCTCGTTTCACTTGCAGTTGTCATGGCCTCCAGttagcagctctgcctcttgccctgccttTACCCCTGCCTTGGAGGGATTTTCaggctctgcttttctcccccgAAGGACTTCACACACCACTCGTGGGGCTTTTCAGACAACAGCAGGTGGAGccttctgctccctccctgccgggggtttccctctgctgccccagcacccaaTCTCTCTGCTGCAAAGCAGGGAGCTCAGTTCCCATCTTTAGGGGCTAATTCCCACCACTGGCTGGGCCTTGCCCGTGTGCCTGACTGGCAGTGAGTCCCCATGACACCAGTCCCCATTCTCATCTCTGTCCCCATCATGCCTCATCCCTGTCCTgcagacaccccccccccccatcctccCTCAGCAGTTCTGCCTCCATTTCACCCCTGCCAGTTGCAGCTTTTACCCTTCCAGGACCCCGTTTGTCAGCCcgggtgcaggcagggtggtGGCACGGGGGCAGTGGCCACCTCGATCagctttcccaccccacacagcTCTTCCTCAAGGATTTGTTGCCGGGAGCCTGTGTCTGGGATCTGCTGCTCCATTTCACTGCGGTTCTGCAGAGCAGATTTTCAGCCCAGCCCCCCCGTGGCACTCAgccctgctggagccctgacGTGAGCTCCCACACACTTCCACCAGCCCAAATCCttctccctgtgcccagccaggcAGCTAACATTGCAGATTTCCCATCTTTTGCCTTGGCAGAGATGAactgcctgtgccaggagcGAAGCACCTCGCTGGCCTCGGTGTGTTTCTGCTGCCAGGGTTTGGGAGGCTCCTGCAGGAATCTCCAACCTCCACTTTCTTATTCTGGGCCATTTCCAAGCATttcccaggctgctgttggAGGACAGGGGAGTGAGAGGCCTCAGGGCAGGGACCCAGCACACGGAGGGTTCACAGAGGTAGGAGCTGAGAAGGAGGAATTTGGGAGATCTGGAAAAGCACcttcccaacccccacctctagCCACCCCCAGTGGGTGCTTTCTCCTCTAGTCTGTGGCCAGAAGGAATTTTTctagtgaggaaaaaaagaaacacccCCACGCAGCCCCCCCCCggggaagcagaaaggaaacactggaggggaaaaagaaacaacagaaaaTGCCAATTGTGGTCACTGCTTTTTCCAGCCCCTGCGGTCTGGGGGCccctctgagctctgctctggttactgcagcagagatggggatgtgctgggggtggtggtgctggggagcaGTCGCTGGCAGGTTCAGAGCATCAGGGGTCTTGAGAACCCTGCGTGGCACTGTGGGGTGCCCCTGGGTGCCCTGGGTCAGGCCAGATGGCATTCGTCTGCCTCCCCCAAGGCACGGATCCGCTACTGTACCCACCCCACCCTGAGTGCtggaggggcagccacagctctgccaaaCCTTCCTGGGTGGAGCTatcccccagatccttttctcctTGATCCTGTTGGATTTTGGCATCCCAGGAGAGAGCGAGCTGGCAGGAGCCGTGCCCGCAGAGCCTGAGTCAGAGCGCCCAGCATCCCGAGAGCCCTCCAGACTGGGAAACCCCCCAGTCACTGGGGCAAAGGGGGGAGCAGGGTTtgatgtgctgctggctgctcaggcagcacaAATCCCGTGGGCAACTTCCCCTCCTTGCTTGCCCAACGGCCTGGGGTTCCCGCGGGCGCCGCGGCGGACGTGCGGCCACTGCTTGTGCTCTGCGGCTGCAGCGTttgtgctgtggcaggagagagGTGATGCAAGCAGCTGaggtctgctgctgagcagccacaggCTTTATGCTTTTCCTCTGGCTGTGTTTTCCTGCTGGGACACCTCCTGTTTTGCCCCAGTATGAGTGTTTAATATACATAAATGAAAAGTCCCctgaggctctgggctgccccagACCCTGGGTCAATGGGGTCATGCTCAACAAGAGCTGGAGGCACTTGAGTTGCAATATGCCAGCAAGGGCATTTCTCTGTGCCAGgaggcagcccagctctgcctggcatgAGCAAGGGCAGCTGCCAATATCTCTGTGAGGTCCCAGTGTGGtttggggctggggaagggttgAGGTTTGCTCCTGGGTGGATGAAGGACCCTGCACAGCAGAATGCCCCCCCAAAgaccctccctcagcctggcagacCCTGTGGCCTTTGGGACATTGGATCAGCGAAGGGAGCAGCTGCTAAAGGGGACCCATGGGGCTGTCCCTGGGTTTCTGCATGCATCATTGGGGTCCCTCAATGAAATCATCTCCCCTCTGGGGTCATCCCCTGGTGAGGCAAAAGCAGGCTCCAAGGGAAGTTACTCATGGAGGTCTCCGTGGGAACAGAGGTCGCTTCCACCCCATCCCTATCCTTATCTCAGCCACCACACCCATTCCCATGGCCAGCCCCATCCCCTCTTCTATGCAATCCTCCCAACCCACCTGGCTGGGAAAGGCTGAATGCCCAGCACACACCACAGGCAGCTTCTCCAAAGAGCTCCCATCTGCCTGGTGGCACatccccacctccatccccatccctatccccatccctatccccatccccatccccatctctgTCCCCATCCCGTCTCATCCCCGcgtggcaggctgctgtgctggctgcctttgttccctgcctctctccacgCTGCTCCTTCCCACGCTGACCCCGCAGGTCACTGTGCGAAAGTTCAGGACGGAATTCttgcagctgctgagccctgggctGGCGTCACCAGCTGGAGATGCTgccttacaggaaggctgctcaCAGGGCGGTTGTACTGCTGGGAAGGGCGAGCGTGAGGAGGCTCcgggagaggggagcagggcgGGTGGGAGCGGCGCTGTCCCCGCTGCAGCGAGGGTTAAGTTCTCCAGAGCTCCTCTGATTCAGCGAGGTCGGAAGACATCCAAAGGGATTTCCTAGCAGCCcgtggctgagcacagcagcacgtCTGACTCCGAGAGGCACTGGCAGCATTcctggctggagcaggacccccactctcagccctgctccaggcagTGAGTTATCCACCCTCCAGCCGCGGGGCCCAGCCCTGCTAGCAAAACAGTTCTGCCTGCTGCAAGCCCCACAGGCCGGGGTCATTATTCCCACGTGTGacggtttgggagttacccatcccccccaccccccctgtGAAtctcccagactggactcagctgggTGGAAGTGAAGGAATGGAGCTTTgtgttcacagctcagcacaatgcaCAGCAGAtctttagcacagagctgtgctcagaaacacacaagttaaaggtaatccagaaacacagctcccctcccagaaaccagagcccccagcaggggctcccaaccacccttccaccttctttccacccctctgccttatcccagagtctgccttgcatgcaaggtgagctgggaggatcagcagaagggttggttgggttacacagacccaggcagaacagcagaagcccagggaggaagcacagACAGCATCAGACTCTGACAGACAGAACTCTGACTGTCTCATCTCTGGTTGTGTCCTTGCTTCTATGcacctcagcaagcccatgagggaagcagacatcatgata
It contains:
- the ANGPTL4 gene encoding angiopoietin-related protein 4; this encodes MQLSGAALLLCTAAAVAAAPGPAAGRAGAERRAAAGKERRAQFASWDEVNVIAHGLLQLGHGLKEHVDRTKGQMRELGSRLNAHNSSMGRLLRQAREAQERGERLRDSVRELEGRGRQLLNLSEALRQRLEEVAADKAEIQGRLEQLEGRVRQALQARPGGNQSARDLGALQSLMDAQNLRIEELLQKIKQQQYKLDKQNLQIKSLQSKVNLLIPLHLKDNKTQSPKWKINLKSLSLTNQSQNASGEPVLMQKLPEDCQQLFLTGQQSSGVFQVQPAGSQPFKVYCDMTAEGGWTVVQRRTDGSVDFDQLWDAYKNGFGDLHGDFWLGLEKMHHLVQEGRYNLQIELEDWEGNSQVVQFVFSLGGESTAYTLSLLGPLSGELENCIGDFRQLPFSTRDRDHDLKADTNCAKHLSGGWWFSTCGHANLNGKYFRSIPRQRHERKQGIFWKTWKGRYYPLKSTTMKIQPAVLETEL